Part of the Thermogemmatispora onikobensis genome, GGCCTCGCAGCGCTGCCAAGGCTGTGCTGCGAGGCCCACACCCGACTTGATGATTTCTGCCAGCAAGGAGGAATGCGATCGCTATGCCACCACAGGCAACCATTGGGGTGATTGGCGGCAGCGGACTGTACCGCATGGAGGGGATGACCGATCTGGAGGAAGTGGCGGTAGAGACACCCTTTGGCCCCCCCAGCGATGTGATCACCATCGGCAAGCTGGAAGGGGTACCGGTGGCCTTCCTGCCGCGCCATGGACGAGGCCATCGCCTCAGCCCTACCGAGATCCCGGTGCGCGCTAATATTTGGGCCTTGAAGAGCCTGGGTGTGCAATGGGTCATCTCGGTGAGCGCCGTCGGCAGCTTGCGCGAGCACATTGCCCCGCGCGACCTGGTCGTGCCCAACCAGCTCTTTGATCGCACGAAGAGCCGTGTGAACTCCTTCTTCGAAGGCGGCCTGGTGGTTCATTGCACCTTCGCTGAGCCGTTCTGTCCCACTCTGAGCCGGCTCCTGCTGGAGACCGCCCGCGAACTCGGCGATGTGCGCGTACACGAGGGTGGGACCTATGTCTGCATCGAGGGGCCGCTCTTCTCAACGAAGGCGGAGTCTCTGGCTTACCGCAGCTGGGGCATGGACATTATCGGCATGACAGCCCTGCCCGAGGCCAAGCTGGCCCGCGAGGCCGAGCTGTGCTATGCGACCCTGGCCTGTGTGACCGACTACGATTGCTGGCATGAGAGTGAAGAGTCGGTCTCGGTGGAGCTGGTGGTACAGAATTTGAACGCCAATGTGACGAATGCTCAGCGCATTTTGCGCCGCCTGGTCAGCAAGATCCCTGCCGACCGCAGCATGGTGAGCTGCGATTGCTCCCAGGCGCTGGCTGCGGCTATCATTACCGACCGCGCCGTGATCCCCGAGGCGGTGCGCGAAAAATATCGCCTGCTGATCGAGAAGTATCTCTAATTCTGAGGCTACGCGGAGCACCTGCCCCCTGTCGACCCGACCGGCTGCAGTCCGGGGAGAAGGCAGGCCGCGCTCCGCCCGCCTCCGATTCGGGTCCCTCTCCCATCTATGGCAGCCCGGCCCTCTAGCCTGGCAGGGCGTGGAGCTGCTGCCCCAATTGGGTGATAGCCTCGGCAGGGTGACGCTCTCCCAGCAAGGCGCTGTAGACTGCCGCCTGAACGGCGCTGGAAAATTGCGCGTACTGCGCCAGGCGCGGACGTAACTGTCTCCGCGCCTCCAGCATTTTCCGAAAGAGGGACGCTTGCGTAACCCAGCATCAATCTTGACAAGAGACCTGGGACAGGTGTACAATAAGTCCTGGTCCGCGAAGGCAGATCCTGCAAGAGAGAACGAGCGGAACAGACCGGTTTTCTCCCCGCCCTGCCGCTCGGCGCAATTGGGTCCTGCGCGGCAGATGTCTGTGAACCCCGCCAGGTCCGTGAGGAAGCAACGGTAAATGGACCTCTCTGGGTGTCGCAGGGTTGCCTGATTGCGCTGAGCGGCAGGGCCGGGCGAAGGCCGGTTTTCTGTCTGTCTGGCACTTCCGTCTGCCTCACACGCGCATCCGTTCTGTCCTTCGCCCGACGGCCCAACCTCTACCGCCCCGCGGCACGTTGCCCTTGTCGGCGCGACGTGACATGACGTGCAGGTCCACCTGGCTGGTTCTTTGCTTTGATCTGGACCAGCACCAGCACCACCAGGCCCGAATAGCTAGGCCAGACCCGTTCTTGCTGGAATTTGTGAGAAGTATGCCCGGAGCGGCAGGCTGAGAGGTCGGTTGCAGAGGGGACGATCCGCACGAGGATACTGCATATGAGTTCACAGGCGCTTTATCGCAAGTGGCGTTCCCAGACCTTCGAGCAGATGGTTGGCCAGGAGGCCGTTGTCGAGACGCTGAAACACGCCCTCAGCAGCGGCAAGCTGGCCCACGCCTACCTGTTTACCGGTCCGCGCGGCACCGGCAAAACAACTACCGCCCGCCTGCTCGCGAAAACCATCAATTGCCAGCATCCTCGCAACGGCGAGCCTTGCAATGAGTGCCAGCAGTGCCGCGAGATTACCGCCGGAACCTCCTTCGATGTGATTGAGATCGACGCTGCCTCAAATCGCGGCATCGATAACATCCGCGAGCTGCGCGAGAAGGTCATGGTCCGCCCTACCTCCGGCAGGTACAAGGTCTATGTTCTCGACGAGGCCCATATGCTGACTACCGAGGCCTTCAATGCCCTGCTGAAGACCCTGGAGGAGCCGCCGGAGCATGCAATCTTCGTGCTGGCCACCACCGATATGCATAAGATGCCAGCCACGGTAATCTCGCGCTGCCAGTGCTTCTATTTCAAGCGCTTCACGACCCGCCAAATTGTGAACCACTTGCACTACATCGCCAACCAGGAAGGGGTGACGCTGGAGAAGGGAGCCGCTGAACTGATCGCGCGCGCCGCCGCCGGCGGGATGCGCGATGCCCTCAGCCTGCTGGATCAGGCAATCGCTTACTCGGGAGAGCGGGTCACGCTGGCTCAGGTGCAGGCGATGCTGGGCGTGGCCGACCCGCAGGCTATCGAGAAGCTGGTGCAGGCAGTGGCGGCAGATGAGAGCGCCACAGGTCTCCATCTGATCCACCAGCTGGCCGAGGATGGGGCCGACCTGCGCCAGGTCAACGCCCAGTTGGTGGAGTACTGGCGCGCTCTCATGCTGGCCCGCGCCGGGGCCTCCCTGGCCGAGATTCTGGATCGCAGCGATGAAGAGATCCGCCAGATCCAGGAGCTGGCCCGCCATTTCTCCCTGGAGGAATTGACAGGCTTTGCCCGCATCTGCGCCCAGAACGAGCTGCTTCAGAGGGGCCTGGGAACACCTCAATTGGCCCTGGAACTGGCTTTCCTGGAATGCCTGGAGCTGCGCCGCCGCGCTCAGATGGGTGAGACCCTGCCGTCAGCCACTGGCCCCGCCGGGCCCAGCGCCATGTCGCCTGCTCCCTCTCCCAGTACACGCCCAGCGCCACCGTCCTCTCCTTCAGGACGCAGCGAGGAGGAACAACACGGCGAGGCCAGCCCCTTGCGGCCATTCTTGCCCCCCTCGCGCTCAACGACAGCGGGCAGCGGACGCCCCCGCCCCGAGGCCGCTCTCCCCCCTTCGCCTGCCGCTAGCAGTACTATAGGAACAGCCGCCCCAATGGGAACGGCAACACCTGCCTCTGCGCCAGCCTCAGCCACCACCGCCAGCCGTCCAGGCTCCGGCGCTCGCCCGCTCTCCGGGGCCTCCTCAGCCGCAGCCTCAACCAGCGGAGGGACGCTGACGCTGCAGCAGGTGCAGCAGTCCTGGGAAACGATTCGGCGCCGCGTGAGCCAGAAAAATCACAAAGCCGCCTCCTGCCTCCAGGACTTCCACGTGGTGGATGTCGAGCAGCATGGTGGTCCGCCAATAGTGGTCATTCAGGCCGAGCATCAACCACACTTTGATTTTCTCAACCAGGGCAATCGCCATAAGCCGGTAGAGCAGGCTCTCGAGCTGGAATTTGGCATCAAATGCCTGGTGCGCCTCTTGCCTCCAGGCCAACCAGCAGGCTCGCCCCTCTTCGGACGCTCTGTGCTGCGTCGTGATCCCGCGACCTCAGCCAGTACCAACTCCCCCCAGGGGCAGGGAGTGGAGACTTCAGAGACGGGAACAGAAGAGCCTCAGTTAAAGGCAAGTGGCCCCGAGGCCCCAGACTTCCCCCCCCTTGCCAGAAACGGCACGGTGACAGAAAATGAAAGAGGAGGTGGCAGACCCGAGGCAGAAGCAGTCTCTATCGAGTACGCGGAGCCAGCGGCCCAGCCACCCGCGCCTCCTGCTCCCAGGCGCGCTCCTGCCGTCGCCGAGAACCGACCTGAGCGTGCAACCCCGGCGACCAGCGCGCCCCACCCCCAGAGCAATGGCGCTTTGCCTCCGCCGGCGGGATTGCGAGCGAAGGCAAGCAGCGATCCACGGGTGCAGGAGGTCATCAAGACCTTCAACGCGGAGATCATCGACATCGACATTGAAAAAAGCGAGTGAGGAGCTTCTCTTATGAACATGCGAGAAATCATGAAGGCTCAGCAGCGCCTGCAAAAATTGCAGGAGGAACTAGAGCAGAGTCAGTTTAACGGGAGCGCAGGAGGCGGTGCAGTCACAGTCACCATGAAAGGCAACTACGAGATCACCGCCATCAAAATCGATCCCGAGGCGGTCAATCCTGAAGACATCGGCGAGCTAGAGGGGATGCTGCTGTCGGCAGCCAGGGATGCCTTCAGCAAAGTGGCTGAGGCGCAACAGAAGATGGTCAGCTCGATCACAGGCGGCATCAAGATTCCGGGATTGTTCTAGACTATGAGCGAGCTGGCTCCCCCTGTTGCGGCCCTCATCGAGGAGTTCTCGAAGCTGCCGGGCATCGGCATCAAGACCGCACAGCGCCTGACCTTTTATGTGCTGCGCAGCCCAGCCGATCAGGCGCGCCGACTGGCCGAGGCCATTTTGCGTGTCAAGGAGAGCATCATTTACTGCTCGCGCTGCTTCAATATCACGGAGCACGATCCCTGCAGCATCTGTGAAGATCCTCAGCGCGATCGCCAGCTGGTCTGCGTGGTTGAGGAGCCGCTGGATGTCCTGGCCCTGGAACGCACCGGGGCCTACAAAGGTCTCTACCACGTGCTGCATGGCGCGCTCTCTCCCCTGGAAGGCATCGGGCCTGATAATCTGCGCATCAAAGAGTTGCTCGAACGCATCAGACACGAGGAGATTCACGAGGTCGTGCTGGCCACCAATCCCAACTTCGAAGGCGAGTACACGGCCAATTACCTGGTCTCTCGCCTGAAAGAGCTAAAGCCAGAATTGGCCCCACGCCAATTGAAGATCACGAGCCTGGCCCGCGGCTTGCCTATCGGCGGCGACCTGGAATATGCCGATGAGGGTACCCTGCGCCGCTCCATTGAGGGACGCCTCGATCTCGGCGCCTGAAGCCTGCCAATGTCTTCCGTTCCGCTCGCTTGTTGACTTTCTTTGACAGATGTTCTACACTCATGCTGATCTTGCTCCTTCTATTCTAGCTCGCCAGAACCTGGCATGAGTCAGAATCAGCCGACGCCACCAGGGACCAGCGGCGAACAGGCATAAGAGCAGCACAGCAGGAGAGATCACTCAGAGCGAAGAGGGGTGGAAGCCGCCTCTTCCGCTTTCTGACCCTCACGAGGGAAGATATTCTGTGAGAGCGAGAACAGCAGGAGGTCATCCGATGCTGCCCGCGTTTACCTCTCACTTGGCAGGGGCATCGGGCCGCTTGTGGTTGGATATAGCACGAAAGGTGGCACTATGATGACCAGGAAAGAGAAGATGAGCATCGCTTCGGGCACGAATAGTAGCGCCCCGGCCAGTGAGCGGGAGCGCGCGCTTGAACAGGCCGTCCAGCAGATCGAGCGTCGCTTCGGGAAAGGGGCCATTATGCGCCTGGGCGAGGCGGCTCACGCTCAGGTGGAGGCGATCCCAACGGGATCAATCGCCCTCGATCTGGCAATCGGTGTGGGCGGCGTGCCTCGCGGTCGCATTACAGAGATCTATGGCCCGGAGTCCTCGGGAAAGACAACGCTCTGCTTGCATATCATCGCCAACGCTCAGCGCGCCGGCGGCTATGCGGCTTTTATCGATGCGGAGCATTCGCTCGATCCAGCCTACGCCGCTCGCTGCGGGGTGGATATCACGAATCTGTTGATCTCTCAGCCGGATTCGGGCGAGCAGGCCCTGGAGATTCTCGACGCCCTGGTGCGCAGTGGAGCCGTGGATGTGGTGGTGGTGGATTCGGTGGCCGCTTTGACTCCCCGCGCCGAGATCGAGGGCGAGATGGGCGATTCCCATGTCGGCCTCCAGGCCCGCCTGATGAGCCAGGCCATGCGTAAGCTGACATCGGCTATCACAAATTCGAACGCCGCGATCATCTTTACGAACCAGCTGCGCGAAAAGGTGGGCGTGATGTTCGGTAACCCGGAAACCACTTCCGGTGGCCGCGCGCTGAAGTTCTATGCTTCGGTCCGCCTGGATATCCGTTCAACGGATACGATTAAGGTCGGCCAGGAAGTAATCGGTCGCCGTACCCGGGTGCGCGTGGTGAAGAATAAGGTGGCCCCTCCCTTTAAGGTGGCTGAGTTCGATATTATGTATAGCGAGGGTATTTCTCGCGAGGGTGGCCTGCTCGATCTGGGCCTGGAGATGGGCCTGGTGAAGAAGAGCGGCGCCTGGTTCACTGTGGGCGATATCCGCCTCGGTCAGGGTCGCGAGAATGCGAAGGAGTTCCTTCGCCAGAATACGGATGTGGCCCAGGCTCTGGAAGAGCAGATTCGCAGCAATATGCTGTCGTTCCGCGGTGGCGAGGCCGAGCCACTGGAGGATGGCCACGCAGATGAATCTCCGACAGAGGCGCTGGAGGAGCTTTGAGCGCCTCTCAGCAATGAGTGCGTGAGCAAGATGAGGCGAGAAGCAGCTTGATCAGTCGGCAGGCAGCCCTTAGCCCAAGAGGCTGAGCGCTCTGCTATCGCCGCCGCTCCTGGCCGCTGGCTCTCTGGCCCGGTCCGCTGTCGTCTTGGCTCGCTTGCTCTCTCACCATACAGCACCAGAGTGGCGCGGGCGGCGAAAGAGGTCGGGCCGTCCGCGCTTTGCTATTTCCGGCAGGCAGGCAGACAGACAGACAGACAGACAGACAGACAGACGGCGCGAACAGCGCTCGTCTCGCCTATCTTCCATTGGCTCGTCGCTCGCCTGTCTTCCTGGCCGGCCCGTCCCACTCGACTGGCCCTGCTCTCTCCGGCTGGCTGGCCACTTGTGAGTGCTCGCCCTCGTGGGCAGAGGCAAGCGAGAGGAAAAGCAGCCAGGCCAGTCAGTACGCAGTTCGTATGACGAGGAGGCTCTATGGGACAGGTTCGCTTCGACTTTAGCGGTGAGGTGGCGCTGATTACCGGTGGTTCCCGCGGTCTCGGCCTGGAGATCGCTGAGGCTTTCGGTCAGGCCGGCGCAACGGTGATCATTACGGCTCGTCGCGAGCAGTGGCTCGCGGAGGCGGAGCGCCATCTGAAGGAACAGGGGATCACGGTCTCCGCTCAGCTCTGTAATGTGGCCGAGGCCGAGGCCGTCGAGGCCCTGGTCCGCCAGAGTCTGGCCCTCTATGGGAAAATCGATGTGCTGGTCAATAACGCCGGCCAAACCTGGGGCGCGCCCGCCGAGGAGATGCCCCTGGAGCGCTGGCGCCAGGTGCTGGAGACCAATGTGACGGGAACGTTCCTGATGTCTCAGGCAGTCGGGCGCCATATGCTGGAGCGCCAAAAAGGCTCGATCATCAATGTGGCTTCGATTGCGGGCCTGAGCGGCGAGCAGCTACGAACGGTGGGCTATAACGCCAGCAAGGCCGCGGTGATCAATCTGACGCGCTCTCTGGCCGTGGAGTGGAGCGGGCGCGGGGTGCGCGTCAATGCGGTGGCGCCCGGGATGTTCCGCACCCGGATGACGGAGGCCATACTGGAACGGGCTGAGAGCTATATTGCGAGTACTACGCCAATGGGCCGCATTGGGCAGCCGGGCGAGCTGGCTCCGGTGGTACTCTTCCTGGCTTCTGAGGCGGCGAGCTATATCACCGGCCAGGTGCTGGCTGTGGATGGAGGACGCAGCGCTCAGTGAGCGAGGAGCTGATTCTCCCAACGCTGCGCTGGCTGCCGGAAGCGCAGGGCTGGCAGCCGTTCCGCGGCCTTCAGCCCTGTGACTGGCCACCCCAGGTGGAACCCGAGCGCCTCCCTCGCCCGGCCTACGCAGTCGGGACGCGCGTCTATTTCGAGTACGTCGGTCCCCGCCCCTGGGAGGGCGTCATTCAGCTGATCGAGCTGCCCGGCGGTCGCTATCAGCCTTGGGAGGACCTCGATGCGCTGATCGCCCGCCGCTACTATCGGCCCGAGGCGATCGTCTACCTGATCCAGGCCCGCGGCCACCTGCGCCTGGTACGCGCCCCGCGCATTCTCGGCCTTTCAACAGGGAGTGAGCTGCGCCCTTTGCTGGAACATGGCTATGAGGATTTCTGAGCCAGGCCAGAGCCGGACGCTGTCCACTCCACCTCAAGACGCCTCGCCTCGCCTCCCTTCACTGAGCGTGAAGCGTGAGCCAGAGCGGGCAGCCCAGCCAGCCAGAAAGAACAAGCTGGCTGTCCGCTCGCTCACCGTGCCTCTGGACAGGCTCCCTCCGCGGGTTCACGCTGGCCGGCGCCCAATCGGCTGGCTGGTCGGCAAGGAGCTTCCCTTAGCTCTCGTGCTCGCCCAGCAGGCGGCGCACAATGAGGAAGGTGATCAGGGCACTGATCACCGTGACGGCCAGGACCAGGATGATGGTTAGCCGCTGGTCCTGCTGCTCCTCCTCTGGCTGATCAACGATTTCGATGGGGCGGCTGCTCGCCTCGCCGGTTGTCTGTGTCATGACACTGCTCCCTTCTGCTCGGCTTGCGTACCTCTCTGTTCTTTTCTGTTCTTTGGGCCGGTGAGGTTCTGATCGCTCACTGCCCTCGCTCGCGCTTGTGGCACCCTGCTGCGACCCCTTCCTCAATCGTTGGGAAGGATGACGAGTTTGCCAAATTGCTGGCGTTCCTCCATGAGACGCAGGGCTTCGGCGATGGCGCTCAGGGGATAGGTGCCATGCACCACCGGTTTGAGCTGACCACGCGCCACGAGCTTGAGAACTTCGGCCAGGTCGTGGCGTGTGCCTCCATAGGAACCGATGAGAGCAATCTCTTTAATGAAAAGCAACCAGACATTGGTTTCGGCCACATCGCCGCTGGTTGAGCCGCAGGTCACCAGGCGCCCCTTGCGCGCGAGGCAGGCGATGTCTTGCTGCCAGGTATCTCTGCCAATGTGATCGACGATAACATCGACGCCCCGCTTGTTGGTCAGGCGTCGGATCTCCTGCACCAGGTCCGCCGTCCGATAGTTGATGACCTCGTCGGCTCCCAAAGCTCGCGCTCGCTCCAGTTTCTCGTCTGAGCTGGCAGTGGCAATGACCCGCGCACCGCAGAGCTTGGCGATCTGAATGGCCGCGCTGCCAACGCCGCTGCCAG contains:
- a CDS encoding YbaB/EbfC family nucleoid-associated protein, with amino-acid sequence MNMREIMKAQQRLQKLQEELEQSQFNGSAGGGAVTVTMKGNYEITAIKIDPEAVNPEDIGELEGMLLSAARDAFSKVAEAQQKMVSSITGGIKIPGLF
- the dnaX gene encoding DNA polymerase III subunit gamma/tau, yielding MSSQALYRKWRSQTFEQMVGQEAVVETLKHALSSGKLAHAYLFTGPRGTGKTTTARLLAKTINCQHPRNGEPCNECQQCREITAGTSFDVIEIDAASNRGIDNIRELREKVMVRPTSGRYKVYVLDEAHMLTTEAFNALLKTLEEPPEHAIFVLATTDMHKMPATVISRCQCFYFKRFTTRQIVNHLHYIANQEGVTLEKGAAELIARAAAGGMRDALSLLDQAIAYSGERVTLAQVQAMLGVADPQAIEKLVQAVAADESATGLHLIHQLAEDGADLRQVNAQLVEYWRALMLARAGASLAEILDRSDEEIRQIQELARHFSLEELTGFARICAQNELLQRGLGTPQLALELAFLECLELRRRAQMGETLPSATGPAGPSAMSPAPSPSTRPAPPSSPSGRSEEEQHGEASPLRPFLPPSRSTTAGSGRPRPEAALPPSPAASSTIGTAAPMGTATPASAPASATTASRPGSGARPLSGASSAAASTSGGTLTLQQVQQSWETIRRRVSQKNHKAASCLQDFHVVDVEQHGGPPIVVIQAEHQPHFDFLNQGNRHKPVEQALELEFGIKCLVRLLPPGQPAGSPLFGRSVLRRDPATSASTNSPQGQGVETSETGTEEPQLKASGPEAPDFPPLARNGTVTENERGGGRPEAEAVSIEYAEPAAQPPAPPAPRRAPAVAENRPERATPATSAPHPQSNGALPPPAGLRAKASSDPRVQEVIKTFNAEIIDIDIEKSE
- the recR gene encoding recombination mediator RecR, whose amino-acid sequence is MSELAPPVAALIEEFSKLPGIGIKTAQRLTFYVLRSPADQARRLAEAILRVKESIIYCSRCFNITEHDPCSICEDPQRDRQLVCVVEEPLDVLALERTGAYKGLYHVLHGALSPLEGIGPDNLRIKELLERIRHEEIHEVVLATNPNFEGEYTANYLVSRLKELKPELAPRQLKITSLARGLPIGGDLEYADEGTLRRSIEGRLDLGA
- the recA gene encoding recombinase RecA, with product MTRKEKMSIASGTNSSAPASERERALEQAVQQIERRFGKGAIMRLGEAAHAQVEAIPTGSIALDLAIGVGGVPRGRITEIYGPESSGKTTLCLHIIANAQRAGGYAAFIDAEHSLDPAYAARCGVDITNLLISQPDSGEQALEILDALVRSGAVDVVVVDSVAALTPRAEIEGEMGDSHVGLQARLMSQAMRKLTSAITNSNAAIIFTNQLREKVGVMFGNPETTSGGRALKFYASVRLDIRSTDTIKVGQEVIGRRTRVRVVKNKVAPPFKVAEFDIMYSEGISREGGLLDLGLEMGLVKKSGAWFTVGDIRLGQGRENAKEFLRQNTDVAQALEEQIRSNMLSFRGGEAEPLEDGHADESPTEALEEL
- a CDS encoding glucose 1-dehydrogenase, whose product is MGQVRFDFSGEVALITGGSRGLGLEIAEAFGQAGATVIITARREQWLAEAERHLKEQGITVSAQLCNVAEAEAVEALVRQSLALYGKIDVLVNNAGQTWGAPAEEMPLERWRQVLETNVTGTFLMSQAVGRHMLERQKGSIINVASIAGLSGEQLRTVGYNASKAAVINLTRSLAVEWSGRGVRVNAVAPGMFRTRMTEAILERAESYIASTTPMGRIGQPGELAPVVLFLASEAASYITGQVLAVDGGRSAQ
- the mtnP gene encoding S-methyl-5'-thioadenosine phosphorylase, translated to MPPQATIGVIGGSGLYRMEGMTDLEEVAVETPFGPPSDVITIGKLEGVPVAFLPRHGRGHRLSPTEIPVRANIWALKSLGVQWVISVSAVGSLREHIAPRDLVVPNQLFDRTKSRVNSFFEGGLVVHCTFAEPFCPTLSRLLLETARELGDVRVHEGGTYVCIEGPLFSTKAESLAYRSWGMDIIGMTALPEAKLAREAELCYATLACVTDYDCWHESEESVSVELVVQNLNANVTNAQRILRRLVSKIPADRSMVSCDCSQALAAAIITDRAVIPEAVREKYRLLIEKYL